In a single window of the Arachis hypogaea cultivar Tifrunner chromosome 6, arahy.Tifrunner.gnm2.J5K5, whole genome shotgun sequence genome:
- the LOC112696446 gene encoding UDP-glucuronic acid decarboxylase 1 — MKQLHKQSSMSHHHRRDEEMQGSHASQPYSPKSQKHNRSLPRSINYLLREQRLIFILVGILIGSTFFIIQPTLSRLGPQDSKPFIPGSGGVVHRSDELVVPRARVGRVPVGVSSRRLRIVVTGGAGFVGSHLVDRLIERGNDVIVIDNFFTGRKENLVHLFGDHRFELIRHDVVEPILLEVDQIYHLACPASPVHYKYNPVKTIKTNVMGTLNMLGLAKRIGARFLLTSTSEVYGDPLEHPQKETYWGNVNPIGERSCYDEGKRTAETLAMDYHRGAGVEVRIARIFNTYGPRMCLDDGRVVSNFVAQAIRKQPMTVYGDGKQTRSFQYVSDLVNGLMALMDGEHVGPFNLGNPGEFTMLELAEVVKQTIDPSATIEFKPNTADDPHMRKPDISKAKELLNWEPKISLRDGLPRMVSDFRNRILNEDETKGM; from the exons aTGAAGCAGTTACACAAGCAATCAAGCATGAGTCACCACCACAGGCGCGACGAAGAGATGCAGGGTTCGCACGCGTCGCAACCGTACTCCCCGAAATCGCAGAAGCACAATAGATCCCTCCCCAGATCCATCAACTACCTTCTCCGAGAGCAGCGCCTCATCTTCATCCTCGTCGGAATCCTCATCGGCTCCACCTTCTTCATCATCCAGCCCACCCTCTCCCGTCTCGGTCCACAGGACTCCAAGCCATTCATCCCTGGATCCGGCGGCGTCGTCCACCGCAGTGACGAGCTCGTCGTTCCTCGCGCCAGGGTCGGCAGGGTCCCCGTCGGTGTCAGCTCACGCCGCTTGAGGATTGTAGTCACCGGCGGAGCCGGTTTTGTCGGTAGCCACCTCGTGGACAGGCTTATCGAGCGGGGGAATGACGTCATCGTCATCGATAATTTCTTCACCGGGAGGAAGGAGAATCTGGTGCACTTGTTCGGGGACCACAGGTTTGAGCTCATAAGGCACGATGTCGTGGAACCGATCCTTCTAGAAGTGGATCAGATCTACCACTTGGCTTGCCCTGCTTCGCCGGTGCACTATAAGTACAATCCCGTCAAGACTATCA AGACGAATGTGATGGGAACTCTGAACATGCTTGGCCTTGCGAAGCGTATTGGAGCGAGGTTTCTGCTTACTAGTACTAGTGAGGTGTATGGTGATCCGCTGGAGCATCCTCAGAAGGAGACTTACTGGGGAAATGTGAATCCAATTG GTGAGAGGAGTTGCTATGATGAAGGGAAGCGCACTGCTGAAACCTTAGCCATGGATTATCATCGAGGTGCTGGTGTTGAG GTTCGCATTGCTCGGATTTTCAACACATATGGACCCCGCATGTGTTTAGATGATGGACGTGTTGTTAGCAATTTTGTTGCGCAG GCTATTCGCAAACAGCCGATGACTGTATATGGTGATGGGAAGCAAACAAGAAGCTTTCAATACGTCTCTGATTTG GTTAATGGGTTGATGGCTTTGATGGACGGAGAACATGTCGGACCTTTCAACCTCGGTAACCCAGGGGAGTTTACTATGTTGGAGCTGGCCGAG GTTGTTAAACAAACAATTGATCCAAGTGCTACAATAGAATTCAAACCGAATACTGCTGATGATCCACATATGAGGAAGCCAGATATTAGCAAAGCAAAAGAACTGCTGAACTGGGAGCCGAAAATCTCACTGAGAGATGGGTTGCCTCGTATGGTCAGCGATTTCCGGAATCGGATTTTGAATGAAGATGAAACAAAGGGGATGTAG